In the genome of Dermatobacter hominis, the window CCCCGCGCCCCCGCGATGCGGGCGGCGCGCAGCTGGGCTCGCGTCACGCTCGCGTGGCGCACCGGCCCGGACGCCGTGCGGAAGCCGAGCCGCTGGAACACGATCGCGGTGCCGCCGACGAGCAGCGCGACGACCAGCAGCCAGCCCCACGGGACGCCACCGCCGGCGGGTGCGGGGACGGCGGCGGCCCGGGTGACCCGGCCGGGCAGCGCGCCGGTCACGAACAGCGACCGGTCGAGCGGCACCGTGGCGGCGGTCGGCGTGCCGGTCGGCGGCGCCGTCGGCGCCGGGGCGGGCACCGTCGTGGCCGGGGCCGGCACGGTCGTCGCGGGCGGGGCCGCCGTGGTGGGCGGCGGCGGTGCGGTCGTCGCCACCGCGACCGGCGCCGGGGCGCCGGATGTGATCGCGCCGGCGAGGAGGCCGGCGAGCGCACGGCCGCCGGCGGAGGTCAGGTGGAGCCCGTCGGACGACGTGAGGTCGGAGCGACCGGCGCTGGCCGCGTGCCAGTCGACGATCGTGAGGTTCGGGTACCGGGTCGCCGCGTCGCGGAGCACCTGGTTGGCGGGGCCGTAGTACGGCCGCACCTCGCGGATCGTGATCCAGTAGACGTGCGGCACGCCGGCGGCCGCGGCCATCACCGCGTCCACGCGCTGGCGGAACGTGCCGGCGTTGCCGCCGTCGTTGGCGCCGAGGCTGATCACGAGCGTGTCGGTCAGACCCCCGGCGTGGGAGCGGACGGCCTCGGCCCCCGCGAGCGTCGAGCGGCTGACGGCTCCGTCGAAGTCGACGCTCCAGCCTGCGCCCTGCAGCTGCCCGACGAGCGGGCCCTGGGCGCCCAGCAGGATGCTGTCGGCGACCACCACGGCGTGGCGCTGCTGGGCCTGCGCCGGCGCCGACCCGAGCGCGACGACGGCCGACGTCACCACCGCCGCGGCCAGGACCGCGGCGATCAGCGTCGAGCGGGAGGGCGACACGGGCACGGTGTTGCACGCTATCGCCGGTCCTCCAGAAGGGACACCGGCGCGAGCGGGGTCGGTCAGCGGCGCGGGCGGTCCGAGTACCGGACGACCGCCTGGTTGAGCGGGACGAGGTCGCGGCGGTACTGGCGGTGGACCTCGTCGACGCGCTCGCTCGCCTCGGCGGCCAGGCGCTGGTTGCGGGCCTGGAGCTCGGCCACCACGGCCTCGAGCTCGAGCACGCGCTTCACGCCGGCGAGGTTGAGGCCCTCGTTGGTCAGCTCCTGGATGCGGCGGAGCTGGGCGATGTCGGCCTCGCTGTAGCGACGGCTGCCGCCGCTCGTCCGGCCCGGGTCCACCAGGCCCTTGCGCTCGTAGATGCGCAGCGTCTGCGGGTGGACCCCCGCGAGCTCGGCGGCGACCGAGATGACGTAGACGGCTTGGTGGTACTCGGGCACGGTCAGGCCTCCAGGTGCGATCTGGGCGACGGCGCGGTCCGGGCGGCGGCCAGCGCCTCCAGCGCGGCGCGCTCCTCGTCGTTGACCTCGGTCGGGACGTCGATCTCGATCGTCACCAGCAGGTCGCCCGTGGACTTCGGCGTGGCCACGCCCTTGCCGCGCACGCGGAAGGTGCGGCCGCTGCGGGTGCCCGCGGGCACCCGGATCGTGACCGGCTCCTCGGAGAGGGTGGGCACGGTCACGTCCGCGCCGAGGGCGGCCTCGGGGTAGGTCACCGGCACGGTGAGCGTCAGGTTGTCGCCGTCGCGCCCGAACATCGGGTGCGGCTCGACCTGGACGCGCACGTAGAGGTCGCCGTCGGGGCCGCCGTTGGCGCCGGCGCCGCCGCGGCCCTTGACCCGGATGCGCTGGCCGTCGCGCACCCCCTGCGGGATGCGCACCTTGACCTGCCGGGGCCGGCGGACCGAGCCGAGGCCGCTGCACGTCGGGCAGGGCGACTCGATGATGCGGCCGCGACCGCCGCAACGGGGGCACGGCGAGCTGAAGGAGAAGAATCCCTGGTCCTCGGCGACGGCGCCGGTGCCGTTGCAGTCGGGGCACACGAGGGGCGCGGTGCCGACCGCGGCGCCGCTGCCGAAGCAGTCGGGGCAGCGGACGTCGGAGACCACGTTGACCGTCGTGGTGGCGCCCCGCGCCGCGTCGTCGAAGGTCATCGTGAGCGTCGCCTCGATGTCGGTGCCCCGTCGCGGACCGGTGCTCGCGGCCTGGGGACCGCCGCCGCCCTGCCGGCCCCTGGTGAACAGGTTGCCGATCAGGTCGGAGAGGTCCGAGGCCTCGAACCGCGCGCCGCCGGCGCCGCCGAAGCCGCCCGGGCCGAACCCGCCGAAGCCGTTGGCCCCGACGGGCCCCATGCGGCGGACCTCGTCGTACTGCTGGCGCTTCTCGGGGTCGCCGACCACCTCGTAGGCGGACGACACCTCCT includes:
- a CDS encoding heat shock protein transcriptional repressor HspR — translated: MPEYHQAVYVISVAAELAGVHPQTLRIYERKGLVDPGRTSGGSRRYSEADIAQLRRIQELTNEGLNLAGVKRVLELEAVVAELQARNQRLAAEASERVDEVHRQYRRDLVPLNQAVVRYSDRPRR
- the dnaJ gene encoding molecular chaperone DnaJ, which produces MSSPQREWFEKDYYAVLGVAETADQKDITKAYRKLARQLHPDANPDDPVAEERFKEVSSAYEVVGDPEKRQQYDEVRRMGPVGANGFGGFGPGGFGGAGGARFEASDLSDLIGNLFTRGRQGGGGPQAASTGPRRGTDIEATLTMTFDDAARGATTTVNVVSDVRCPDCFGSGAAVGTAPLVCPDCNGTGAVAEDQGFFSFSSPCPRCGGRGRIIESPCPTCSGLGSVRRPRQVKVRIPQGVRDGQRIRVKGRGGAGANGGPDGDLYVRVQVEPHPMFGRDGDNLTLTVPVTYPEAALGADVTVPTLSEEPVTIRVPAGTRSGRTFRVRGKGVATPKSTGDLLVTIEIDVPTEVNDEERAALEALAAARTAPSPRSHLEA